A single Phoenix dactylifera cultivar Barhee BC4 chromosome 1, palm_55x_up_171113_PBpolish2nd_filt_p, whole genome shotgun sequence DNA region contains:
- the LOC103714474 gene encoding glucose-1-phosphate adenylyltransferase large subunit 4, chloroplastic/amyloplastic-like, protein MAVALPMHTLALGSGGGDHCLPSLPRLRGRDLGSAGLSSFLGRRVCCPGGSPRNHGAGRLRRDLGKPPAAAINSVLADVAKNFKAQPLEAPAFERPLADPGTVASIILGGGAGTRLFPLTRRRAKPAVPIGGCYRLIDVPMSNCINSGINKIYVLTQFNSQSLNRHLARTYNLGNGVNFGDGFVEVLAATQTPGEFGKRWFQGTADAVRQFGWLFEDAKLRHIENMLILSGDHLYRMNYMDFVQKHINSGADISVSCVPVDDSRASDFGLMKVDKMGRIHQFLEKPKGENLRTMQVDTTVLGLPPEDAKMHKYIASMGIYVFKTDVLLKLLRWRYPSANDFGSEIIPMAAKDYNVQAYLFDGYWEDIGTIKSFFDANLALTDQPPKFHFHDPKKPIFTSPRFLPPTKIEKCRVVDSIISHGCFLTQCSVKHSIVGVRSRLEYGAELKDTMMMGADYYQTEAERASFLAEGKVPVGVGENTRIRNCIIDKNARIGKDVIIANADNVEEADKPSDGFYIRSGITVVLKNSVIPDGTII, encoded by the exons ATGGCGGTGGCGCTGCCCATGCACACTCTGGCGCTCGGGTCGGGCGGCGGCGATCACTGCTTGCCGAGCCTCCCTCGGCTTCGGGGCAGAGATCTGGGGTCTGCTGGGTTGTCATCCTTCCTTGGACGGAGAGTTTGCTGCCCGGGAGGGTCGCCCAGGAATCATGGAGCTGGTCGACTCAGAAGGGACCTTGGCAAGCCGCCCGCTGCCGCCATCAACTCTGTTCTTGCTGACGTTGCCAAAAATTTCAAG GCACAGCCCCTTGAGGCACCGGCGTTCGAAAGGCCGTTAGCTGATCCGGGAACCGTTGCCTCAATCATATTAGGTGGAGGAGCCGGAACTCGACTTTTTCCTCTCACTCGAAGAAGGGCCAAACCAGCT GTACCGATTGGAGGTTGTTACAGGCTTATTGATGTTCCAATGAGCAATTGCATCAACAGtggaataaataaaatttatgttcTAACTCAATTTAACTCTCAGTCTCTGAATCGCCATCTTGCTCGGACATATAACTTGGGTAATGGCGTAAACTTTGGTGATGGATTTGTAGAG GTACTAGCAGCAACACAAACACCTGGAGAATTTGGGAAGAGGTGGTTTCAGGGAACAGCAGATGCTGTTAGGCAATTCGGATGGCTATTTGAG GATGCCAAACTTAGACATATAGagaacatgctgattttgtctGGCGATCATCTGTATCGAATGAACTACATGGACTTCGTGCAG AAACACATTAACTCTGGGGCTGATATATCCGTTTCTTGTGTCCCAGTGGATGACAG TCGTGCTTCGGATTTTGGATTGATGAAGGTTGACAAAATGGGGCGCATCCATCAGTTTCTTGAAAAGCCAAAGGGTGAAAATCTGAGGACTATG CAAGTGGACACAACAGTCTTAGGATTGCCTCCTGAAGACGCAAAAATGCATAAATACATCGCATCAATGGGAATATACGTGTTCAAGACAGATGTTCTTCTGAAGCTATTAAG ATGGCGCTATCCTTCTGCTAATGATTTTGGCTCCGAGATCATACCAATGGCAGCTAAAGACTACAATGTGCAG GCATATCTATTCGATGGATACTGGGAGGATATTGGAACTATCAAATCATTTTTTGATGCAAATTTGGCTCTCACCGATCAG CCTCCCAAGTTTCATTTTCATGATCCTAAGAAGCCAATCTTTACATCACCACGGTTTTTACCACCAACCAAGATAGAAAAATGCAGG GTTGTAGACTCTATAATTTCACATGGATGCTTCTTGACACAATGCAGTGTCAAACATTCCATTGTTGGTGTTCGCTCAAGATTAGAGTATGGGGCAGAGCTTAAG GATACCATGATGATGGGTGCAGACTATTATCAGACTGAGGCAGAGAGAGCATCTTTCTTGGCTGAGGGGAAGGTTCCAGTTGGTGTTGGAGAGAACACTAGGATTAG GAACTGCATCATCGACAAAAATGCCAGGATCGGAAAGGATGTGATCATCGCAAATGCAGAT AATGTGGAGGAAGCTGATAAACCATCAGATGGTTTCTACATTCGTTCTGGAATCACTGTGGTGCTGAAGAATTCTGTTATTCCAGATGGGACCATTATCTAG
- the LOC103714500 gene encoding putative mannan endo-1,4-beta-mannosidase 9 — MQGNRFFCSVFLLILLAFRHGIAHGDGGFVTTNGTGFVVNGRPFYANGFNAYWLMDMASEPAGRSKVSSAFQQASSHGMTVVRTWAFSDGGHQALQRSPGSYDDDMFEGLDFVISEARKYGVYLILSLVNNHEDYGGKKQYVQWARDMGQAAGSDDDFFWNDVVKTFYRSHVKTILTRNNTMTGIVYRDDPTIFAWELMNEPRCQSDLSGRILQAWITEMAAYVKSIDSRHLLEVGTEGFYGDSISERKQFNPGGYEAGTDFIANNEIPEIDFATIHAYPDQWIPGSSELAQLVFLQRWMQSHIGDADAVLRKPLVITEFGKSSRLSGYTVCKRDAMYRTVYSAIHASASSGGPCRGGLFWQLLAQGMDGFRDGYEIIFSESPLIENIISRHSRRISSLINTPYIKDGNISFRNDSKGAVSSSK; from the exons ATGCAGGGAAACCGATTCTTCTGCAGCGTCTTTCTCCTGATTCTGCTAGCTTTTCGACATGGTATAGCTCATGGTGATGGAGGTTTCGTGACAACCAACGGAACAGGCTTCGTCGTGAACGGGCGGCCGTTCTACGCGAATGGCTTCAATGCTTATTGGTTAATGGACATGGCGTCCGAGCCGGCGGGAAGGAGTAAGGTGTCCTCTGCTTTCCAACAGGCCTCCAGCCATGGGATGACCGTGGTTAGGACTTGGGCTTTTAGCGATGGCGGGCATCAAGCCCTGCAGCGCTCTCCTGGCTCTTACGATGACGATATGTTCGAG GGATTAGACTTTGTGATTTCTGAGGCCAGAAAGTACGGGGTCTATCTGATACTGAGTTTGGTCAATAACCATGAAGATTATGGGGGGAAGAAACAGTACGTGCAGTGGGCGAGGGACATGGGCCAGGCTGCGGGTTCTGATGATGACTTCTTCTGGAATGATGTCGTCAAGACGTTCTACAGAAGCCACGTCAAG ACAATCCTCACTAGGAACAACACAATGACAGGAATAGTGTACAGGGATGATCCAACCATCTTCGCATGGGAACTCATGAACGAGCCCCGGTGCCAAAGTGATCTCTCTGGCAGAATCCTACAG GCTTGGATTACCGAGATGGCTGCTTACGTCAAGTCCATAGACAGCCGACACCTGCTTGAAGTCGGAACTGAAGGGTTCTATGGAGATTCGATTTCTGAAAGGAAGCAATTCAACCCTGGGGGTTACGAGGCTGGTACAGATTTCATCGCCAACAATGAGATCCCCGAGATTGATTTCGCCACCATTCATGCGTACCCTGATCAGTG GATCCCAGGATCAAGCGAGCTAGCTCAGCTGGTTTTCCTCCAGCGTTGGATGCAATCCCACATTGGAGATGCAGATGCAGTTCTGAGGAAACCATTAGTCATTACGGAGTTCGGCAAGTCCTCCAGGCTTTCAGGCTACACCGTTTGCAAGAGAGACGCCATGTATCGGACTGTGTACAGCGCAATCCATGCATCAGCCAGCAGCGGCGGCCCCTGCAGAGGTGGCCTATTCTGGCAGCTGCTGGCTCAGGGGATGGATGGCTTCAGAGATGGCTACGAGATCATATTTTCTGAATCCCCACTGATCGAAAATATCATTTCTCGGCACTCCCGTAGGATCTCAAGCCTAATAAACACACCATATATCAAAGACGGGAATATTTCATTCAGAAACGACAGCAAGGGAGCTGTTAGTAGCAGCAAATGA
- the LOC103714499 gene encoding mannan endo-1,4-beta-mannosidase 1-like produces the protein MSRVRQRSMVVRQTIRSSFFLAFILLQQGPDQVESQKLGGFVQTNGTRFIVNGDVVYFSGFNAYWMMLESSFPSERGKVSTTLEQASSYGLTLARAWAFSDGGQWPLQSSPGSYNENMFKALDFVISEARRNGIYLILSLVNNFDGFGGRKQYVQWARERGQDVSSDDAFYTNDVIKGYYKNHVKTVLTRINTVTSIAYKDDPTIFAWELINEPSCKSDLSGSTLQAWIQEMAAYVKSIDNAHLLEVGMQGFYGASMQGRRQFNPNGYVEGSDFISHNQVPGIDFTTIHGYPDTWLANWTSEEQLRFLQNWTQIHVSDSSAILKKPLLFTEFGKSLEPRGSTADQRDAFYGQVYESAFASARDEGPLGGGLFWQLLAQGMDGLRDGYEIVLTQHRSTASIISQISRRVSELNRSRRHG, from the exons ATGTCGAGAGTCAGGCAAAGATCGATGGTGGTGAGGCAGACTATCAGAAGTTCTTTCTTCCTGGCTTTTATCCTGCTGCAACAAGGTCCAGATCAGGTCGAGAGTCAAAAGCTTGGTGGTTTTGTGCAAACAAATGGAACTCGATTCATTGTTAATGGAGACGTTGTTTATTTTAGTGGTTTCAATGCATACTGGATGATGTTGGAGTCATCATTTCCATCAGAGAGGGGGAAGGTGAGCACCACTTTGGAACAGGCCTCGAGTTACGGATTGACTCTGGCTAGAGCATGGGCTTTCAGCGACGGCGGTCAATGGCCGCTGCAGTCATCTCCAGGTTCTTATAATGAGAATATGTTCAAG GCGTTAGACTTTGTGATTTCCGAGGCCAGGAGGAATGGGATCTATCTTATTTTAAGTTTGGTGAACAACTTCGACGGTTTTGGAGGAAGAAAACAGTATGTTCAATGGGCAAGGGAGAGGGGCCAGGATGTGAGCTCGGATGATGCGTTCTATACAAATGATGTTATCAAGGGTTACTACAAGAACCATGTCAAG ACGGTGCTAACGAGGATCAACACGGTGACTAGTATAGCATACAAGGATGATCCAACCATCTTTGCTTGGGAGCTCATCAACGAACCGAGCTGCAAAAGCGACCTCTCTGGTTCAACCTTGCAG GCTTGGATTCAAGAAATGGCCGCTTATGTGAAATCCATAGACAATGCACACTTGCTAGAGGTTGGGATGCAAGGATTCTACGGCGCTTCGATGCAAGGGAGACGGCAATTCAATCCCAATGGTTATGTGGAGGGATCTGATTTCATCTCCCACAATCAAGTCCCAGGAATTGATTTCACCACGATCCATGGATATCCAGATACATG gttagcgaacTGGACCTCGGAAGAGCAACTTAGATTTCTCCAGAACTGGACTCAAATCCATGTCTCCGACTCATCTGCCATTCTAAAGAAGCCACTTCTCTTTACGGAGTTTGGCAAGTCTTTGGAGCCTCGAGGGTCTACGGCGGATCAGAGGGACGCCTTCTACGGGCAAGTCTATGAGTCCGCTTTTGCCTCGGCCAGGGATGAGGGCCCGCTCGGAGGTGGGCTCTTCTGGCAGCTCCTGGCCCAGGGAATGGACGGCCTAAGAGACGGCTATGAGATCGTACTGACGCAGCACCGCTCCACTGCAAGCATTATTTCCCAGATCTCCCGCAGGGTATCAGAACTCAATCGCAGCCGGAGACATGGATAG